Proteins from one Malassezia vespertilionis chromosome 2, complete sequence genomic window:
- the POM33 gene encoding Transmembrane nucleoporin (EggNog:ENOG503P07M; COG:S; TransMembrane:3 (o17-38i59-80o143-165i)) — translation MRYLLAVATFSWQGYDIWYRLAYIGAILSYGVVIYKSIGVPRTDKAYVQRVLMDENVQYLVIAMYWAYIRPISITLIPYITFSLFHLLTFTRTTILPTISPAKKNADGTSTPAGGQLSKTIQTWVKENYDRAMRFVSYAEVVIFMRVLIGALVFRNSLLAPLLYAHFLRLRFYMSSFTRAAFQHVRGELDQITQSPSCPPPVRKGYLMLTDLVTRYASTVLSINKEQPAARPVPQSSTPADPTKVKTR, via the coding sequence ATGCGCTATCTGCTCGCAGTGGCCACCTTTTCTTGGCAAGGCTACGATATCTGGTACAGACTCGCGTACATTGGCGCCATACTGAGCTACGGTGTGGTTATTTATAAGAGCATTGGTGTGCCACGGACAGATAAGGCATACGTACAGCGCGTGCTCATGGACGAAAATGTACAGTATCTCGTGATTGCGATGTACTGGGCGTACATCCGACCCATTTCCATCACCTTGATTCCCTATATCACGTTTTCTCTTTTCCATCTATTGACCTTTACGCGAACAACCATCCTTCCTACCATTTCTCCCGCAAAAAAGAACGCGGATGGGACGAGCACGCCCGCAGGTGGACAGCTGTCCAAGACGATCCAGACCTGGGTCAAGGAGAACTACGACCGTGCAATGCGCTTTGTGTCCTACGCCGAGGTCGTTATATTTATGCGTGTCCTCATCGGTGCACTTGTATTCCGCAACTCGCTGCTCGCACCTCTCTTGTATGCACactttttgcgcctgcGTTTCTACATGAGCAGCTTCACCCGCGCCGCATTCCAGCATGTGCGTGGCGAGTTGGATCAGATTACGCAAAGCCCCTCGTGTCCCCCGCCCGTGCGCAAGGGCTATTTGATGCTCACCGATTTGGTGACGCGCTACGCAAGCACTGTGTTGAGCATTAACAAGGAGCAACCTGCCGCACGGCCTGTGCCGCAGTCGAGCACACCGGCCGACCCAACCAAGGTCAAGACGCGCTGA
- a CDS encoding uncharacterized protein (EggNog:ENOG503P3U4; TransMembrane:1 (o34-51i)) has product MSLPTTYADMRGRYRDPWKNIHARLSARSRVTNLGVTILVFFLAVSLLMNIRRSGRIVQLVDSAGSDMIKCTSSVENLRKSFPIVYGEKDALLTHLVVVAGHAIWKGGDLDGVHNDENWFLERYQRGGSVNTFVEHIKKGYVSACTTHRSLEVAVNDTTSLLVFSGGQTRNQAWTTEAESYYRLALQLPTTLPTWPISSGRITSKAAFAPLSADAPSTMASTSPSVIQPVDTLPDLANIRMTTEDFALDSFQNLLFSIARFREYTGTYPEKITVVGYKFKEQRFKDLHAKAMRWDANKLAKDGEKRFHYIGIDDERQLHAQEKDNAYSLFAKDLYGCHGKLLDKRRKRNTSRRIPPYINSAYEIAGLVDWCPADNAGLQGLYPYSLPWDPRVQGSAIGRGARLALEQNGGKFAQEEILADGKKIVT; this is encoded by the coding sequence ATGTCCTTGCCGACCACCTATGCAGATATGCGGGGGCGCTACCGCGATCCATGGAAAAATATACACGCGCGGCTTTCCGCACGTTCCCGCGTGACAAACCTCGGCGTCACCATTCTTGTATTTTTTCTTGCCGTGTCCCTGCTGATGAACAtaaggcgcagcggcaggATCGTGCAGCTCGTGGACTCGGCTGGCTCGGACATGATCAAGTGTACGTCGAGTGTCGAAAACCTGCGCAAGTCATTTCCGATCGTATACGGagaaaaagacgcgctgctcacccacctcgtcgtcgtcgctggCCATGCGATTTGGAAGGGCGGCGACTTGGACGGGGTGCATAACGACGAGAATTGGTTTTTGGAGCGGTACCAACGTGGCGGAAGCGTAAATACCTTTGTCGAGCATATTAAAAAGGGGTACGTTTCTGCTTGCACGACTCACCGCAGCCTCGAAGTCGCTGTTAACGATACCACGAGCCTGCTTGTATTCAGCGGTGGGCAGACGCGCAACCAGGCATGGACCACGGAAGCTGAGTCCTACTaccgcctcgcgctccagcttCCGACGACGCTCCCGACGTGGCCGATCAGCTCGGGCCGCATTACATCCAAagctgcgtttgcgccgctgtcggCGGATGCACCGTCAACCATGGCATCTACATCTCCGTCTGTGATCCAGCCGGTGGATACGCTGCCGGACCTTGCGAATATCCGGATGACCACCGAGGACTTTGCTTTGGACAGCTTCCAGAATCTCTTGTTTAGCATTGCACGGTTCCGCGAGTACACGGGCACCTACCCTGAAAAAATTACAGTCGTTGGCTACAAGTTCAAGGAGCAGCGCTTCAAGGACCTGCACGCCAAGGCTATGCGATGGGATGCAAacaagctcgccaaggaCGGCGAGAAACGCTTTCACTACATTGGCATTGACGACGAGCGccagctgcacgcacaagaAAAGGACAATGCGTACAGTTTGTTTGCGAAGGATTTGTACGGATGCCACGGCAAATTGCTGgacaagcggcgcaagcggaaCACCAGCCGGCGCATTCCTCCGTACATCAACTCCGCCTATGAAATCGCCGGCCTCGTCGATTGGTGTCCGGCGGACAATGCGGGACTCCAGGGGCTCTATCCATACTCGCTTCCTTGGGATCCACGGGTGCAGGGAAGTGCCATTGGGCGTGGCGCACGGCTTGCTTTGGAGCAGAACGGCGGAAAATTCGCTCAGGAAGAGATTCTTGCCGATGGGAAGAAAATTGTCACCtaa
- the ALG3_1 gene encoding dolichyl-P-Man:Man5GlcNAc2-PP-dolichol alpha-1,3-mannosyltransferase (COG:G; COG:O; TransMembrane:6 (i21-43o110-129i149-170o182-204i213-233o260-289i); EggNog:ENOG503NW6D; CAZy:GT58) has product MARAQKWPTVLRWVRRILCTQAGFLPVSVAIIAFEIVLTSLIVRRVAYTEIDFATYVAQAKLFVDGERNYARLDPVNGSGPCVYPAVHLYMYAPFTFMSKSDALWYGQRAFAVLYFVTLVLVLRLYAFARVPPFYLLFLVLSKRLHSIYVLRMFNDPIAMVFVYLCMYALCTKRWHLACTLYSVALGVKMNVLLYLPALCVILFRALGAVRTVACLVGIVGGLQAVLGAPFLVHNAPAYMAGAFDFSRAFLYKWTVNWRFLSASAFCASGTARVLLACHVAALCVFGLYRWTGIGKQGPAWIWARWRGDPVPMSAEGTYMHH; this is encoded by the coding sequence atggcgcgtgcgcaaaaatggcccactgtgctgcgctgggtgcgccgcatacTGTGCACGCAAGCCGGTTTTCTACCTGTGAGCGTTGCAATAATTGCGTTCGAGATTGTACTCACTTCGCTCATTGTCCGTCGCGTCGCGTACACCGAGATCGATTTCGCCACCTACGTTGCGCAAGCAAAGTTGTTTGTcgacggcgagcgcaaTTATGCTCGACTGGACCCAGTGAATGGATCGGGTCCCTGTGTCTACCCAGCGGTGCACCTCTACATGTATGCTCCATTTACGTTTATGAGCaaaagcgacgcgctttgGTACGGCCAGCGAGCGTTTGCAGTGTTGTATTTCGTGACGCTTGTGCTAGTTCTTCGCCTGTACGCCTTTGCACGCGTACCCCCATTTTACCTCTTATTCCTTGTCCTATCCAAGCGTCTGCACTCGATCTACGTGCTACGCATGTTTAACGATCCGATCGCGATGGTTTTTGTATACCTGTGCATGTATGCACTGTGCACGAAGCGATGGCACTTGGCGTGTACTCTGTACAGTGTTGCACTGGGCGTGAAGATGAACGTTTTGCTCTATCTCCCTGCACTGTGTGTCATCTTGTTCCGTGCGCTAGgtgccgtgcgcaccgtcgcATGCCTCGTCGGGATCGTCGGTGGGCTGCAGGCggtcctcggcgcgccatttCTCGTGCACAATGCGCCGGCATACATGGCTGGCGCGTTTGACTTTTCGCGTGCATTCCTCTACAAGTGGACTGTCAACTGGCGTTTTCTTTCCGCGTCCGCGTTTTGCGCATCGGGCACTGCGCGTGTTTTGCTCGCTTGCCATGTCGCGGCCTTGTGCGTCTTTGGGCTGTACCGATGGACCGGCATTGGTAAGCAAGGTCCTGCATGGATCTGGGCGCGCTGGCGTGGTGACCCCGTGCCCATGTCTGCCGAAGGTACGTACATGCACCACTGA
- the RMD1 gene encoding sporulation protein rmd1 (TransMembrane:1 (o382-408i); COG:U; EggNog:ENOG503NUN9) yields the protein MSAGAAYTAKGGPQRSTKSAGKHKILPDTVEPRSPTDEPDVHPDLHWDDDSEVDDASMARLGHIPEGSMRRDAMRLTRKARARLPRVTAYCTAATYKMPELVRWLEARRQTHLTSVHSFDECVYTTYTFQQVDEARGVHNPYRNQGEDGYVNTGDLLGIGELHSEQGLQTISEEGEDKVRSLRYTPEVFFMEYGTVVIWGMSEWEEKRLLREVRKFEVERLAVEDVESEDLNWYLADYSRIYNDVITLRRGSTYMTKLSLSHALAQSSKISLFESVIEATIDTTKDIPRSIADSGKVGMPPVDIMKHIGHLFILRMNIHLVGSIVDSPEIFWAQPDLEPLYSAARSYLEIPQRIDLLNMRVEVLQDMLQLLKDQVTSSHSEWLEIIVIILIVLEIILGVTTMLVDLYFA from the exons ATGtctgctggcgcagcgtatACTGCAAAAGGCGGCCCCCAGCG GTCGACAAAATCCGCAGGAAAACACAAGATCCTTCCGGACACAGTAGAGCCCAGATCACCGACAGACGAACCTGACGTCCACCCTGATCTGCACTGGGACGATGATAGCGAGGTCGACGATGCAAGCATGGCACGGCTTGGGCATATTCCCGAGGGGAGTATGCGCAGGGATGCCATGCGTCTCACACGCAAGGCCCGTGCCAGGCTTCCACGCGTTACTGCGTATTGTACCGCGGCCACGTACAAGATGCCCGAGCTTGTACGGTGGCTCGAGGCTCGCCGGCAAACGCACCTTACGAGTGTGCATTCATTTGATGAATGCGTGTATACGACGTACACGTTCCAGCAAGTAGACGAggcacgcggcgtgcatAATCCATATCGAAATCAAGGAGAGGACGGTTATGTGAATACGGGCGATTTGCTGGGCATCGGAGAGCTGCACAGCGAGCAAGGTCTGCAAACAATTAGCGAGGAGGGCGAAGACAAGGTACGGAGTTTACGGTATACGCCCGAGGTATTTTTTATGGAGTACGGCACTGTCGTGATCTGGGGCATGTCGGAATGGGAAGAGAAGCGACTCTtgcgcgaggtgcgcaaGTTTGAAGTTGAACGTCTTGCTGTCGAGGACGTCGAGAGCGAGGATCTGAACTGGTATCTCGCGGACTACAGTCGGATTTACAACGATGTAATcaccttgcgccgcggctcgaCGTACATGACAAAGTTGTCTTTATCGcatgcacttgcgcagtCGAGCAAAATCAGTTTGTTTGAGAGCGTGATTGAAGCTACTATTGACACCACCAAGGATATcccgcgcagcattgccgATAGCGGCAAGGTCGGCATGCCGCCCGTGGATATCATGAAACACATCGGCCACCTGTTTATTTTGCGCATGAACATTCATCTCGTGGGCTCCATTGTGGACTCTCCCGAAATCTTCTGGGCACAGCCGGATCTTGAACCGCTCTACTCCGCTGCGCGGAGTTACCTGGAAATCCcacagcgcatcgattTGCTGAATATGCGTGTCGAAGTGCTGCAGGATATGTTACAATTGCTCAAGGATCAGGTCACATCGAGCCATTCCGAGTGGCTCGAAATAATTGTGATCATCCTAATCGTGCTGGAAATCATTCTCGGCGTCACCACCATGCTGGTCGATTTGTATTTTGCGTAG
- a CDS encoding uncharacterized protein (TransMembrane:7 (o28-47i54-74o80-101i122-143o149-168i208-233o239-258i)), whose protein sequence is MSTVQPVKSCSYADTSVFQEYHDPSTHILFTVIFGIYACVFIYYAITRRPKIEYVLMIIFAVLEVGAFTLRIYGEIIDGMIMFIVYSCAIVPSITVMYLMYARWCKIANGYYQQKSYDMGMYNPVFIAFAIVLFIGFIIANVWVPTYMWVVYLAMVLAIWIVAIVALIRHRRNVPLQREKVIVLSQLKRRFNVKPVVTSWKQLDNMMVLLIVCMTVLLVKQIFLTISFALIPVFFLSPFYYVFSVLPDLAFCTMLASPESIQLFEQSRHIPEARAEMEERFNEEPGALKAGPTPLHAAAVQGPALQSQVAPVAPIEPIAPTDYPAASYPVANYPAANYPVTDYPLVANPGQAPPTTEPQQVLGHQVISIPHDAHAHQPHLPSAY, encoded by the coding sequence ATGTCAACGGTGCAGCCTGTAAAAAGCTGCTCGTATGCAGATACATCTGTATTCCAGGAATACCATGACCCGAGCACACACATTCTTTTTACCGTCATCTTTGGTATCTATGCTTGTGTATTCATCTACTACGCCATCACACGACGACCCAAAATTGAATACGTGCTTATGATCATATTCGCCGTTCTAGAAGTAGGCGCATTTACACTGCGTATATATGGCGAAATCATTGATGGTATGATAATGTTTATCGTGTATTCATGTGCGATCGTACCTTCGATAACAGTGATGTACTTGATGTATGCTCGGTGGTGCAAGATTGCCAACGGGTACTACCAGCAGAAGAGCTATGATATGGGCATGTACAATCCCGTTTTTATTGCCTTTGCTATCGTGCTGTTTATCGGGTTTATCATCGCGAACGTATGGGTGCCTACGTACATGTGGGTGGTGTACCTCGCAATGGTGCTCGCCATTTGGATTGTGGCAATTGTTGCGCTTAtccggcacaggcgcaacGTTCCTTTGCAACGCGAAAAGGTGATTGTGTTGAGCCAGCTTAAGCGCCGATTTAATGTGAAGCCTGTTGTGACTAGCTGGAAGCAACTGGACAACATGATGGTGCTGCTGATTGTGTGCATGACTGTGCTCCTCGTCAAGCAGATTTTCCTCACTATTTCTTTCGCGCTTATCCCCGTGTTTTTCCTCAGTCCGTTTTACTACGTGTTCTCGGTGCTTCCGGACCTTGCATTCTGCACGATGCTTGCGAGCCCCGAGTCGATCCAGCTGTTTGAGCAGTCGCGACACATCCCggaagcgcgtgcagagaTGGAAGAGCGTTTCAACGAGGAGCCAGGTGCTTTGAAAGCCGGCCCCACGCCTTtgcatgctgctgctgtgcaaggaCCCGCTTTGCAGTCGCAGGTCGCTCCGGTCGCACCGATTGAACCGATTGCACCGACCGACTACCCGGCTGCCAGTTATCCGGTTGCCAACTACCCGGCTGCCAACTACCCAGTCACTGACTATCCTTTGGTCGCGAATCCtggccaagcaccgccTACGACCGAGCCACAACAAGTGCTTGGTCATCAGGTAATTTCTATTCCCCATGACGCGCATGCACATCAACCGCATCTTCCTAGCGCATATTAA
- a CDS encoding agmatinase (COG:G; TransMembrane:2 (n3-14c19/20o388-408i420-444o); SECRETED:SignalP(1-19); EggNog:ENOG503NUEG), producing MRCLSFALSVLFFAYVVRGLLDTGSSFARLPLEKCLVEDVAVDIAVLGVPGDITGSSRNKFSPQSIRAESAVRDIADAFNPILGINPYLSESKIVDCGNIGVGSLDQFEEAYGAVLQQSVPTGKGTVAALRPRYRKGTPLYHAKDGKTHPRVALMSSNESSVLPALRALGKVYEQITVLHFGARLGTSGGSNPLYQAAEEGLLSNSSIHVGLQAPLHGKNFNDYERDSTFGFTQLEVWELEKFGVDGFVDMIRKRVRSMPVYVLVDMDVLHATAFGTGLSMRELRAIVRGVSGVSLVGVEVAGAGVDAAEAATAAATIIYDLFSMMTLYPLDKMPLMPEQRSPRSLRMSSTHRTDRQLTRKQQNDRALVEFATATWSDWAEIVLDTRVFMTLFALVATSFFVGMLASTQREKFEDTISSGIYLAILVFMLVFVVGALGLFLLALKNVFVGL from the exons ATGCGCTGTCTCTCGTTTGCACTATCAGTGCTGTTTTTCGCGTACGTCGTGCGTGGATTATTGGATACTGGATCGAGTTTCGCTCGACTTCCGCTTGAGAAATG CCTCGTTGAGGATGTAGCGGTGGATATTGCGGTGCTGGGCGTACCAGGGGACATAACAGGATCATCACG CAACAAATTCAGTCCGCAATCTATTCGAGCCGAAAGTGCAGTACGGGATATCGCTGACGCGTTTAATCCCATTCTTGGCATCAACCCCTACCTTTCTGAATCCAAAATCGTAGACTGTGGTAATATCGGAGTGGGATCATTGGACCAGTTTGAAGAAGCGTATGGAGCGGTGCTGCAACAGTCTGTACCTACAGGTAAGGGAACAGTAGCAGCACTGCGACCACGCTACCGGAAAGGCACGCCATTGTACCACGCCAAGGACGGCAAGACACATCCGCGTGTTGCGCTGATGAGCAGTAACGAGTCATCTGTGttgccagcgctgcgtgccttggGTAAGGTTTATGAACAAATAACTGTACTTCatttcggcgcgcgcttgggcaCATCAGGCGGGTCGAACCCACTGTACCAGGCGGCGGAGGAAGGTTTGCTCAGCAATTCGTCAATTCATGTGGGGCTGCAGGCCCCATTGCATGGGAAGAATTTTAATGACTACGAACGCGATAGTACGTTTGGATTCACACAGCTGGAAGTGTGGGAACTGGAAAAGTTTGGCGTAGACGGATTTGTGGATATGATTCGAAAGCGAGTGCGTTCAATGCCCGTGTATGTTCTTGTGGACATGGACGTGCTCCATGCAACAGCATTTGGGACAGGATTGTCGATGCGGGAACTGCGAGCTATTGTACGTGGGGTTTCTGGAGTGAGCCTCGTCGGCGTGGAGGTTGCGGGAGCGGGGGTTGACGCAGCCGAAGCGGCTACCGCAGCCGCTACAATAATATACGATCTATTTTCTATGATGACACTGTACCCACTGGATAAGATGCCATTAATGCCGGAGCAGCGATCGCCGCGGTCTCTGCGGATGAGCAGCACACACCGCACCGATCGACAGCTAACGCGGAAGCAGCAAAATGACCGTGCGTTGGTAGAGTTTGCGACAGCGACGTGGAGCGATTGGGCCGAAATTGTATTGGACACGCGTGTGTTTATGACGCTatttgcgcttgtcgccaCAAGTTTTTTCGTTGGTATGCTTGCATCGACGCAGCGGGAAAAGTTCGAGGACACTATAAGCAGTGGGATTTATTTGGCGATACTGGTGTTTATGCTGGTATTTGTTGTTGGAGCACTAGGTCTTTTCCTGCTTGCATTAAAAAACGTGTTTGTAGGGTTATGA